The Porites lutea chromosome 11, jaPorLute2.1, whole genome shotgun sequence genome includes a region encoding these proteins:
- the LOC140953275 gene encoding uncharacterized protein, with product MEEFRAVDAGSISQKENNPYFAEDGEIVNSNIKMSIQQVGVVQKSQQPLKARNMATQPQNQTELLEKFRKLRQWQQQQQESMYHQQQLAMETLKVEKSKLQTILAAQKKLQEQQHVLNPTNYSPNLETASSLRDVMIMPSQQEHFSRMPTSAVMRPEAEYHSSEIAGPNSTPVPVSFPTSSSVPVSGSVVTQVESSSSSSESPKNLYHLQQQVAFPGIQMPAKGKENLEESVASFNATVYPMMWNSPNYHLPWGSIPISSGVQVTPMHGQPVVGFTSPGSPMSHIGMITSKMTTAAQGSQSQNSTPEHEGFRRYISQETGIQSNLEMNVKDHNDALQRNTTPIAITQGNERQWNLDPAAQHLLASVESHADDQSDVDAMSGVYPLYDSESEVGLNDVGQGGTEDVDTGSDAEEDFDESFEKEKTVIDLTVASLESNVANENQQGNEKPEVNDEMRPIKPGIGSGSTVNTFEELLEKQLKLEEVSSVTCFQRREDITG from the exons ATGGAAGAATTTAGAGCTGTAGACGCTGGGAGCATTTCTCAGAAGGAAAATAACCCATATTTTGCCGAAGATGGAGAAATCGTGAATTCCAACATAAAGATGAGCATTCAACAGGTTGGAG TAGTACAGAAATCCCAGCAACCTTTAAAGGCCAGGAATATGGCAACACAACCTCAAAATCAGACCGAGCTGTTGGAGAAATTCAGAAAGCTGCGTCaatggcaacaacaacaacaagaaagcATGTACCATCAGCAGCAGCTGGCTATGGAAACACTCAAggttgaaaaaagtaaattgcAAACCATCTTAGCAGCTCAGAAGAAACTTCAAGAACAACAACATGTTTTAAACCCAACAAATTATTCTCCAAATTTAGAAACTGCATCAAGCCTGAGGGATGTTATGATTATGCCAAGCCAACAAGAACATTTCTCAAGGATGCCCACATCTGCTGTGATGAGGCCAGAAGCTGAATATCATTCCAGTGAAATAGCTGGACCTAACAGCACTCCTGTTCCTGTTTCATTTCCCACATCATCATCTGTTCCTGTTTCAGGAAGTGTGGTAACCCAAGTTGAATCCTCCTCTAGTTCATCAGAGTCACCTAAAAATCTTTATCATTTGCAGCAACAAGTTGCATTCCCTGGAATTCAGATGCCAGCGAAAGGCAAAGAAAACCTTGAAGAAAGTGTAGCATCTTTTAATGCAACAGTTTATCCTATGATGTGGAACTCACCAAATTACCACCTCCCTTGGGGATCAATACCCATCTCTTCTGGTGTGCAAGTCACCCCTATGCATGGGCAGCCTGTTGTTGGTTTCACAAGTCCAGGTAGCCCCATGTCGCATATAGGAATGATTACCAGTAAAATGACTACAGCTGCACAGGGTTCTCAAAGTCAAAATTCAACTCCTGAGCATGAAGGATTCAGAAGGTATATTAGCCAAGAGACAGGGATCCAGAGTAATTTAGAAATGAATGTAAAAGATCATAATGATGCTCTTCAAAGAAACACTACTCCTATTGCAATCACACAAGGTAACGAAAGACAATGGAATCTGGATCCTGCAGCACAACACCTTCTTGCTAGCGTGGAGTCTCATGCTGACGACCAGTCAGATGTGGACGCCATGAGTGGAGTGTACCCTCTGTATGATTCTGAATCTGAGGTAGGTTTAAATGACGTAGGTCAAGGAGGGACTGAGGACGTGGATACTGGATCTGATGCTGAAGAGGACTTTGATGAAagttttgaaaaggaaaaaactgttATAGACTTAACAGTTGCTTCTTTGGAATCCAATGTAGCA AATGAAAATCAACAGGGAAATGAAAAACCTGAAGTAAATGATGAAATGAGACCTATCAAACCAGGCATAG GAAGTGGATCTACTGTAAACACATTCGAGGAACTTTTAGAGAAACAACTTAAACTTGAGGAGGTTAGCTCTGTTACAT GCTTCCAAAGAAGAGAAGACATCACAGGATAA